A region from the Vanacampus margaritifer isolate UIUO_Vmar chromosome 5, RoL_Vmar_1.0, whole genome shotgun sequence genome encodes:
- the LOC144052313 gene encoding ATP-sensitive inward rectifier potassium channel 1-like, protein MFGPFNKRLQSYLAERKSRRTRLVTKDGHCNIEYGNIKYSKHFAFLADYWTTFVEIRWRFVLLFFIASFTLSWFIFGLLWYWIARSNGDLTWQEPPADHMPCVDNVDGLTTAFLYSLETQTTIGYGGRALTPVCPGAVALLIIQSLLGAVINCFMCGIILSKISSPKKRAKTISFSDMAVISPKNGALCLSIRVANLRKTLMIGSQIYGKLLRTTNTADGETIIMDQVNIDFMVDAGKDNLFFVCPLTLCHVITKASPFFEMAVDTLHKQEFELVVFLDGTAESTSSSCQVRTSFIPQEIMWGYNFLPIISKSKEGKYRVDFSNFSKVVPVATAHCAYCFHNIKGHHHHSKDGLDNQGFEVIDINDSAGITKM, encoded by the coding sequence ATGTTTGGACCTTTCAACAAACGTCTCCAAAGTTACCTGGCTGAGCGAAAGAGTCGCAGGACCAGGCTGGTGACCAAAGACGGCCATTGCAACATCGAATATGGAAACATCAAGTACAGCAAACACTTTGCTTTCCTGGCCGACTACTGGACCACATTCGTGGAGATCCGGTGGCGTTTTGTGCTCTTATTCTTCATCGCGTCTTTCACCCTGAGCTGGTTCATTTTTGGCCTGCTCTGGTACTGGATTGCCCGTAGTAACGGAGATCTGACATGGCAGGAGCCCCCCGCGGACCACATGCCTTGTGTTGATAATGTCGATGGACTCACCACTGCATTCCTGTACTCCCTTGAGACCCAAACCACCATCGGGTACGGTGGCCGAGCCCTCACTCCCGTTTGCCCCGGCGCTGTGGCCCTTCTCATTATCCAGTCTCTCCTCGGCGCCGTCATCAACTGCTTCATGTGTGGAATCATCTTATCGAAAATTTCCTCACCTAAAAAGAGAGCAAAGACCATCTCATTCAGTGACATGGCCGTTATCAGCCCAAAGAACGGCGCGCTCTGCTTGTCGATACGGGTGGCCAACCTTCGCAAGACCCTCATGATCGGAAGCCAGATCTACGGCAAACTGCTGAGGACCACCAATACGGCGGATGGCGAGACAATCATCATGGACCAGGTGAACATTGACTTCATGGTGGACGCTGGAAAGGACAACCTTTTCTTTGTGTGTCCGCTCACACTTTGCCACGTCATCACCAAAGCCAGCCCGTTCTTTGAGATGGCGGTGGACACGCTCCACAAGCAAGAGTTTGAGCTGGTTGTGTTCTTGGACGGTACCGCCGAGTCCACCAGCTCCTCCTGTCAAGTCCGGACCTCCTTTATTCCCCAGGAGATCATGTGGGGCTACAATTTCCTGCCAATCATCTCCAAAAGCAAAGAAGGTAAATACAGGGTGGATTTCTCCAACTTTTCCAAGGTGGTGCCGGTGGCCACTGCACACTGTGCCTACTGTTTCCACAACATCAAAGGTCACCACCACCACTCTAAAGATGGACTCGATAACCAGGGTTTTGAAGTGATCGATATCAATGACTCTGCGGGTATCACCAAGATGTGA